One stretch of Niallia sp. XMNu-256 DNA includes these proteins:
- a CDS encoding D-alanine--D-alanine ligase — MKTKLGLLYGGKSAEHQVSLRTALAVIQALDYEKFDIFPIYITEDGEWIKGSQLKSVAQSVDELIFEQAESQLGTQLSSTLFQTEDGQDNLDVIFPLLHGPNGEDGTVQGFLELLNIPYVGNGVLASSAGMDKVIMKNIFAQAGLEQVNYVSCIKRVWEQNNQRIYDDVEDKIGYPCFVKPANLGSSVGISKCTNRDELDQAFQEAFQFDRKVIIEEGVVAREVEIAVLGNDDPKCSIAGEIVPKKDFYDYKAKYEDNDTALIIPAEINESEYAKLSEMAVTAFKALDCSGLVRADFFLTKDGKALINEVNTMPGFTPISMFPLLWNHTGLKYPELIERLVQLAIERHEEKQSIKYTF, encoded by the coding sequence ATGAAAACGAAACTAGGTTTATTATATGGCGGTAAATCAGCTGAACATCAGGTATCGCTCCGGACGGCATTAGCGGTTATTCAGGCTTTAGATTATGAAAAGTTTGATATCTTTCCGATTTATATTACCGAAGATGGAGAGTGGATTAAAGGTTCTCAATTAAAAAGTGTGGCTCAATCAGTGGACGAATTAATCTTTGAACAAGCTGAATCTCAACTAGGAACCCAATTATCCTCAACATTATTTCAAACAGAAGATGGCCAAGATAATCTTGATGTTATTTTTCCGCTCCTTCATGGTCCGAACGGGGAAGACGGAACGGTTCAGGGATTTCTAGAGTTATTAAATATTCCTTATGTAGGGAATGGGGTGCTCGCTTCCTCAGCAGGAATGGATAAAGTAATCATGAAAAATATCTTTGCTCAAGCAGGTCTGGAGCAAGTTAACTATGTTTCTTGCATTAAAAGGGTGTGGGAACAAAACAATCAACGAATATATGACGATGTTGAGGATAAGATAGGATATCCATGTTTTGTTAAACCTGCCAATCTTGGTTCAAGTGTAGGGATAAGTAAATGTACAAACCGCGATGAACTTGATCAGGCTTTCCAAGAGGCTTTTCAATTTGACCGTAAAGTGATTATTGAAGAAGGGGTAGTTGCAAGAGAAGTGGAGATCGCTGTTCTTGGAAATGATGATCCTAAATGTTCAATTGCAGGTGAAATTGTACCTAAGAAAGATTTCTATGATTATAAGGCAAAATACGAAGATAATGATACGGCCCTTATTATTCCAGCTGAAATAAATGAATCAGAATATGCCAAACTTAGTGAAATGGCCGTAACAGCCTTTAAAGCACTTGACTGTTCTGGACTAGTGAGAGCTGACTTCTTTTTAACAAAGGATGGGAAGGCCCTTATTAATGAAGTGAATACCATGCCTGGATTTACACCCATTAGCATGTTCCCGCTTCTTTGGAACCATACTGGATTAAAATATCCGGAATTAATTGAACGCCTTGTTCAATTAGCCATTGAAAGACATGAAGAAAAGCAAAGTATTAAATACACATTTTAA
- the murF gene encoding UDP-N-acetylmuramoyl-tripeptide--D-alanyl-D-alanine ligase, with protein sequence MIKRTLQQIQEMIEIENKIESFLEVTIQGVTIDSRKIEPGNLFVPFKGEHSDGHRYVEDAFQKGAAAALWQKDVPNPPENLPILIVEDTLTALQQLAKGYRDELDVKVVGITGSNGKTTVKDMTANLLSLQYKVQKTEGNFNNHIGMPLTILSLEEDTEVAVLEMGMSGKGEIELLTRLARPTVTVITNIGESHLQDLGSREAIADAKLEIIQGLQKDGLLVYTGDEVLLKERLVDYDGPAEKKTFGRSRHNDLYPVEITGNRGGSKFKVNDVDVEFDLPVLGAHNVLNAMSAMLVARYFNIPFEKMNDGFRHLKLTNMRMELVEGKNGEKIINDAYNASPTSMRAAIDLISNMPDYQRKIIVLGDMLELGDQEKAFHFEMGKGLDPEKIDYVVTFGPLASHIAEGAKLNFPLERVHPFSEKTALIEELKKLTDKETIILVKASRGMKLEEVVSALQK encoded by the coding sequence GTGATTAAAAGAACATTACAGCAGATTCAGGAAATGATTGAAATCGAAAATAAGATTGAGTCTTTTCTAGAAGTAACCATTCAAGGGGTAACGATTGATTCTCGCAAAATCGAGCCTGGTAACTTATTTGTTCCTTTCAAAGGAGAACATTCAGATGGGCATCGTTATGTAGAAGATGCCTTTCAAAAAGGTGCGGCTGCCGCTTTGTGGCAAAAGGATGTGCCGAACCCACCAGAAAACTTGCCCATACTGATTGTGGAAGATACATTAACCGCTCTGCAGCAATTAGCAAAAGGTTACAGAGATGAGTTGGATGTTAAAGTAGTAGGAATCACCGGTAGTAATGGAAAAACAACTGTGAAAGACATGACAGCAAATCTTTTGTCCTTACAATATAAAGTCCAAAAGACTGAGGGGAACTTTAATAATCATATTGGAATGCCGCTAACCATTCTGTCTCTCGAGGAAGATACAGAAGTTGCTGTACTTGAAATGGGCATGAGTGGGAAAGGTGAAATTGAACTCCTGACTAGGTTGGCTCGTCCAACAGTTACCGTGATTACGAATATCGGTGAGTCTCATTTACAGGATTTAGGATCAAGGGAAGCGATCGCGGATGCAAAGTTAGAAATTATTCAAGGTCTCCAAAAGGACGGACTTCTCGTTTATACGGGAGATGAAGTCCTTTTAAAAGAACGCCTTGTCGACTATGATGGTCCTGCTGAGAAAAAGACGTTTGGGCGTAGTCGTCACAATGATTTATATCCTGTAGAAATTACCGGTAATCGAGGCGGAAGTAAGTTCAAGGTAAACGATGTCGATGTCGAATTTGATTTACCTGTTTTAGGAGCTCATAATGTCTTAAATGCAATGAGCGCAATGCTAGTGGCTCGTTATTTTAACATCCCATTTGAAAAAATGAATGATGGATTCCGACATTTAAAATTAACGAATATGCGAATGGAATTAGTAGAAGGGAAAAATGGGGAGAAAATTATTAATGATGCCTATAATGCAAGCCCCACTTCTATGAGAGCCGCGATTGATCTTATTTCCAACATGCCTGATTATCAACGAAAAATCATTGTTTTAGGTGATATGCTTGAATTAGGCGATCAAGAAAAGGCATTCCATTTTGAGATGGGGAAGGGACTAGACCCAGAAAAAATTGATTATGTGGTTACATTTGGCCCACTGGCTTCGCACATCGCTGAAGGAGCAAAATTGAATTTTCCGTTGGAACGTGTACACCCATTTTCAGAAAAAACAGCTTTAATTGAGGAACTGAAAAAATTAACTGACAAAGAAACAATCATTCTTGTTAAAGCCTCAAGAGGAATGAAACTTGAAGAAGTTGTTTCAGCGTTACAAAAATAA
- a CDS encoding DEAD/DEAH box helicase — MKKFEELGISPATLKSLKRMGFEEATPIQAETIPLGLGNKDLIGQAQTGTGKTTAFGVPMIDKIDYTKDIIQGIIIAPTRELAIQVSEELYKIGYGKRARVLSIYGGQDINRQIRALKRPPHIIVGTPGRLLDHINRNTLRLDHVKMVVLDEADEMLNMGFIEDIEAILAKVPEEHQTLLFSATMPGPIQRIAERFMKDPQVIRVKAKEMTVSLIDQYYIEIQEKGKFDVLTRLLDIQSPELAIIFGRTKRRVDELSEALNLRGYNAEGIHGDLTQAKRMSVLRKFKEGSIDVLVATDVAARGLDISGVTHVYNFDIPQDPESYVHRIGRTGRAGKAGVAITLITPREKSYLHVVEKTTRKKMERMEPPTLDEALEGQQKAVMEKIAQTIESNNLQYYKQAANEMLEDHDATSIVAAVLKLLTKEPDTTPVQLTEERPLPMKRDRKYDDRNKRGYDSYKGKRAPMKSRQGHSNNKRSHNTQYKSKSNSYR, encoded by the coding sequence TTGAAGAAGTTTGAAGAACTAGGTATAAGTCCAGCCACATTAAAGTCATTAAAGCGAATGGGTTTCGAAGAAGCGACCCCGATTCAAGCAGAGACGATTCCACTAGGGTTGGGAAATAAGGACTTAATCGGTCAGGCACAAACAGGAACGGGAAAAACGACCGCATTCGGCGTACCAATGATTGATAAGATCGACTACACCAAGGATATCATTCAAGGGATTATTATTGCACCAACGAGAGAACTTGCGATTCAAGTATCAGAAGAGTTGTATAAAATCGGTTACGGAAAGAGAGCAAGGGTGTTATCCATTTATGGAGGGCAGGATATTAATCGTCAAATTCGTGCACTAAAACGACCTCCTCATATCATTGTAGGAACGCCTGGTCGTCTCCTAGACCATATTAACCGAAATACACTTCGACTGGACCATGTGAAAATGGTTGTTTTAGATGAAGCCGATGAAATGTTAAATATGGGATTCATTGAAGATATTGAAGCGATTTTAGCTAAAGTACCTGAGGAACACCAAACCTTACTTTTCTCAGCAACTATGCCAGGACCGATACAACGAATTGCTGAACGATTTATGAAAGACCCACAAGTTATTCGTGTAAAAGCGAAGGAAATGACGGTTTCATTAATTGATCAATATTATATTGAAATCCAAGAAAAAGGGAAATTTGATGTACTCACAAGACTACTTGATATTCAATCCCCTGAACTTGCGATTATTTTCGGGCGGACAAAACGTAGAGTCGATGAGCTTTCAGAGGCATTGAATTTACGCGGGTACAACGCAGAGGGAATTCATGGAGATTTAACTCAAGCGAAGAGAATGTCGGTTTTAAGAAAGTTTAAAGAAGGTTCAATAGATGTATTAGTGGCAACAGATGTGGCTGCACGTGGATTAGACATTTCTGGAGTAACACATGTATATAACTTTGATATTCCGCAGGATCCTGAGAGCTATGTTCACCGAATTGGACGTACAGGACGCGCTGGGAAGGCAGGTGTAGCGATTACTCTGATTACACCTCGTGAAAAGTCTTACTTACATGTGGTAGAAAAAACGACAAGAAAGAAAATGGAGCGGATGGAGCCGCCAACTTTAGATGAAGCATTAGAAGGACAACAAAAGGCTGTAATGGAGAAAATAGCTCAAACGATCGAGTCCAATAATCTCCAATACTACAAACAAGCAGCAAATGAAATGCTAGAAGATCATGATGCAACATCAATCGTAGCAGCTGTCTTAAAATTATTGACGAAGGAACCTGATACAACACCTGTACAACTTACGGAAGAAAGACCACTTCCAATGAAACGGGATCGCAAATATGATGATCGTAACAAGCGCGGGTATGACTCGTATAAAGGAAAGAGGGCCCCTATGAAATCTCGTCAAGGCCATAGCAACAATAAACGATCCCATAACACACAATATAAGTCAAAATCAAATAGCTACCGCTAA
- a CDS encoding PH domain-containing protein, with product MLPQPPQNRISKRALPVWRITGTIITLFLLILLAGFIFLSNLFNWPIWISITAIILFLLFAYIDIYLVPKLRWKHWRYEVREQEIEIQSGIFVIKRTLVPMVRVQHVDTEQGPLLRKYNLATVTISTAATVHGIPAIDVEEAEEMRHAISRLARVAEEDV from the coding sequence ATGTTACCTCAACCACCACAAAATAGGATTTCAAAAAGGGCTTTACCTGTTTGGCGAATAACAGGAACGATTATTACTTTATTTTTGCTAATATTATTAGCTGGCTTCATTTTCTTAAGTAACTTATTTAATTGGCCAATTTGGATTAGTATTACCGCTATTATATTATTCCTTCTATTTGCTTATATTGACATCTATCTAGTACCAAAATTACGATGGAAACATTGGCGGTACGAAGTTCGTGAGCAGGAGATAGAAATTCAAAGTGGCATTTTTGTTATCAAACGTACGCTTGTCCCAATGGTTCGTGTACAGCATGTTGATACAGAGCAAGGGCCGCTTTTACGAAAATATAATCTGGCCACTGTTACAATTTCGACCGCAGCCACGGTTCATGGAATTCCTGCAATAGATGTTGAAGAAGCTGAAGAGATGCGTCATGCGATTTCGAGGCTGGCAAGGGTGGCTGAAGAGGATGTCTGA
- a CDS encoding PH domain-containing protein: protein MSEPRRLHPVAAVISFLKSLKEAILPLVLVLFFGGNGSGFGIWQVLAFTVFISVALIGGILSWLRFTYRVEEGELRIESGLFVKKKRYIPFERIQSIDFSEGLLQQAFGLVKVKIETAGSSSPAEPEAVLTAIKKSEALAIQEVLTSIKYSDKAELTEEEPIEQEIIYKMTPAQLVLLSSTSGGAGVVISGAIAFILQFDELIPFDFVVKEFQGLIANGVVFISMIVFLVLLFAWIVAVIGTMFKYAGYTVKKVENDLIITRGLLEKRQLTVPLNRVQGIMISENVVRQPFGLCSVFLESAGGSLEKDATAKALLLPIIRKKEAANLLSRLLDDYHFTPEMARAPKRALRRYLFRGLIFPVLIIVVSLIFFRPWGYLSLFIIPLALSWSYLKYKDAGWNVQGHQLTLMFRGIVKNTIFMKKNKIQSLSIQNSYFQEKQALATVDASIISGIGGSGGTVVDLEREDVQAIYQWYKYNE from the coding sequence ATGTCTGAGCCAAGGAGACTTCACCCTGTCGCTGCTGTGATTAGTTTCTTGAAGAGTTTGAAGGAGGCAATTTTACCACTTGTTCTCGTACTCTTTTTTGGAGGCAATGGTTCTGGATTTGGGATTTGGCAGGTATTGGCTTTCACCGTTTTTATTTCAGTCGCATTAATCGGTGGGATTTTATCATGGTTGCGCTTTACATACCGAGTAGAAGAAGGCGAACTAAGAATTGAATCTGGATTGTTTGTCAAAAAGAAACGCTACATTCCGTTTGAACGAATTCAAAGCATCGATTTTTCAGAAGGGCTTTTACAACAAGCCTTTGGACTAGTAAAGGTAAAGATTGAAACAGCGGGTTCAAGTAGTCCTGCGGAGCCAGAAGCGGTTCTAACGGCAATTAAAAAGTCGGAAGCCTTGGCAATACAAGAGGTTCTAACTTCAATTAAATATAGTGACAAAGCCGAGTTGACTGAAGAGGAGCCAATAGAACAGGAGATCATTTATAAAATGACACCTGCTCAATTGGTTTTACTTTCATCGACCTCTGGTGGAGCAGGAGTCGTCATTTCCGGTGCAATTGCTTTTATTTTGCAATTTGATGAACTGATCCCATTTGATTTCGTTGTAAAGGAATTTCAAGGACTGATTGCAAATGGGGTTGTTTTTATTAGCATGATCGTTTTCCTTGTCTTATTATTTGCTTGGATTGTTGCGGTTATTGGGACAATGTTCAAGTATGCAGGATATACGGTAAAGAAAGTGGAGAATGATTTAATCATTACAAGAGGTCTGTTAGAAAAGCGTCAATTGACGGTCCCGCTTAATCGGGTCCAAGGAATCATGATCAGTGAAAATGTCGTCAGGCAGCCGTTTGGACTTTGCTCGGTTTTCTTGGAGAGTGCGGGTGGGTCATTAGAGAAGGACGCTACGGCAAAGGCGTTGCTGCTTCCGATCATTAGAAAAAAAGAAGCGGCAAATTTATTATCACGATTATTAGACGATTATCATTTTACTCCTGAAATGGCACGGGCACCAAAAAGAGCATTAAGGAGATATTTATTTAGAGGATTAATTTTTCCGGTGTTGATTATTGTTGTCTCACTCATCTTTTTTAGGCCCTGGGGTTATTTATCCCTATTTATCATTCCACTTGCTTTGTCTTGGTCCTATTTAAAGTATAAAGATGCAGGCTGGAATGTACAGGGACATCAATTGACCCTTATGTTTCGAGGAATTGTGAAAAATACAATTTTTATGAAAAAGAATAAAATCCAATCGTTATCGATTCAAAATAGTTATTTTCAAGAAAAACAAGCATTGGCAACTGTTGATGCTTCGATTATTTCAGGGATCGGGGGATCTGGTGGAACGGTCGTTGATCTTGAAAGAGAAGATGTTCAAGCGATTTACCAGTGGTATAAGTATAACGAATAG
- a CDS encoding rhomboid family intramembrane serine protease, protein MFTRTESFQEFIRYYPVVSIIIAVQVILFLLASLPFFSHSFWFDQLAGVNLYIWAGEWWRLISPIFVHSGFTHLLFNSFSLILFGPGLERILGKFRFSAVYLITGISANIATLLIEPITYIHVGASGAIFGLFGMYLSITVFRKQLLTSNNRQLIVTIAVISIIMTFLQSNINVIAHLFGFISGFLIGALTLRKRG, encoded by the coding sequence ATGTTTACTAGAACGGAAAGTTTCCAAGAGTTTATTCGCTATTATCCCGTTGTTTCCATTATAATTGCCGTTCAAGTCATTCTATTTTTACTAGCATCTTTGCCGTTCTTCTCCCATTCGTTCTGGTTTGACCAGCTGGCCGGTGTTAATTTATATATTTGGGCTGGTGAATGGTGGCGACTGATTTCTCCCATTTTTGTTCATAGTGGATTTACCCATCTTCTTTTTAACAGCTTCTCGTTAATTTTATTCGGGCCCGGATTGGAGCGAATTCTCGGCAAATTTAGGTTCTCTGCTGTTTATCTCATTACCGGTATTTCAGCCAATATAGCTACATTATTAATTGAGCCCATTACTTACATCCATGTCGGTGCTAGTGGGGCCATCTTTGGTTTATTTGGTATGTATCTTAGCATCACCGTGTTTCGTAAACAACTTCTCACAAGTAATAATAGACAACTGATTGTAACAATTGCTGTCATTAGTATTATCATGACGTTCCTTCAGTCAAATATCAATGTGATCGCCCACTTGTTTGGATTTATTTCAGGATTCCTCATTGGTGCACTTACATTAAGAAAAAGAGGCTAA
- the acpS gene encoding holo-ACP synthase — MITGIGLDIVELNRINKVSERHQKFVDRILTAKEKEKYERLTQQRKIEFLAGRFAAKEAFSKAMGTGIGEELSFLDIEIENDERGKPIVVKPIKHGVHLSITHSSEYAAAQVIIES; from the coding sequence ATGATTACGGGAATAGGACTTGATATCGTTGAGTTGAACCGGATTAACAAAGTCTCTGAAAGACATCAAAAATTTGTAGACCGGATTTTAACTGCAAAAGAGAAAGAAAAATATGAACGTCTCACTCAACAACGGAAAATTGAATTTTTAGCAGGGAGATTTGCTGCTAAAGAAGCCTTTTCCAAGGCAATGGGGACAGGGATTGGAGAAGAACTTTCTTTCCTAGATATAGAAATTGAAAATGATGAGCGAGGGAAACCAATCGTAGTGAAACCAATCAAACATGGAGTTCACCTATCCATTACCCATAGCTCCGAATATGCAGCAGCACAAGTGATTATAGAAAGTTAA
- a CDS encoding outer membrane lipoprotein carrier protein LolA — translation MRKRLFMLMIGMIAILVLSACGPKSQGDVVSELDKKQQELSGYKVKAKMTLQMGTDPHEYDVEIWHKDPEFYRVNLQNTSKEQNQMILRNEEGVFVLTPALNKSFKFQSDWPQNSSQAYLYESLIKDIVDDKEAKFKETKEHYVFETKTRYQNNKMLPYQEITLNKKDLSPVSVKVMDSDRNSLVTVDFSDMDFKATFEKNDFNMQKNMTGATLDKTVMADVKDKDFSVLYPEEIQGASLVGEKAVETEEGKRVVLTYEGEKSFTLVQEKETVMPATAGPTYITGEIVDLGFTLGAQTENSLTWTVDGVEFMIASNDLSPQEMVEIARTVQAEPVK, via the coding sequence ATGAGGAAAAGGTTATTCATGTTGATGATAGGGATGATCGCGATCCTTGTATTATCTGCTTGTGGTCCAAAATCGCAAGGAGATGTTGTAAGTGAACTTGATAAAAAGCAACAGGAATTATCAGGTTATAAGGTGAAAGCAAAGATGACTCTTCAAATGGGAACAGATCCCCATGAATATGACGTGGAGATTTGGCATAAAGATCCCGAATTTTACCGAGTAAATCTTCAAAATACGTCAAAAGAACAAAATCAAATGATTCTTCGCAATGAAGAAGGTGTCTTTGTTTTAACGCCTGCACTAAATAAAAGCTTTAAATTCCAAAGTGATTGGCCACAAAATAGCAGCCAAGCTTATTTATATGAATCTCTAATTAAGGATATTGTGGATGACAAAGAAGCTAAGTTCAAAGAGACGAAAGAACATTATGTTTTTGAAACAAAAACTCGTTATCAAAACAATAAAATGCTCCCATATCAAGAAATAACGTTGAATAAGAAAGATTTATCTCCTGTATCGGTTAAAGTAATGGATTCTGACCGAAATTCGCTCGTAACGGTAGATTTTTCGGACATGGACTTTAAGGCTACATTTGAAAAAAATGACTTTAATATGCAAAAAAATATGACAGGGGCTACTCTAGATAAAACGGTGATGGCTGATGTGAAAGACAAAGACTTCTCAGTCCTTTATCCTGAAGAAATCCAAGGTGCATCACTAGTCGGAGAAAAAGCAGTAGAAACGGAAGAGGGCAAACGTGTTGTTTTAACATATGAAGGGGAAAAGTCCTTTACTCTCGTTCAAGAAAAAGAAACCGTAATGCCTGCTACAGCTGGCCCAACTTATATAACAGGAGAGATTGTAGACCTTGGCTTTACATTAGGAGCTCAAACGGAAAATAGTTTGACTTGGACTGTAGATGGGGTGGAGTTCATGATAGCTTCTAATGACTTATCTCCTCAGGAAATGGTCGAGATTGCCCGAACGGTTCAAGCAGAGCCCGTTAAATAA
- the alr gene encoding alanine racemase — MELQPFYRDTWVEVNLDHIAYHVQSLKQILPEDVKIFAVVKANGYGHGDVQVARTAIHAGANFLAVATLDEAVALRHKGITVPVLVLGATRPQDAPLAAKLNLTLTVFQLEWLVQANEMLNNEKRLRVHLKIDTGMGRIGVKTAQEINEIEAYINGHQAFYLEGTFTHFAQADSLDKSYYDQQLSDFKRLLESFRQLPEIIHCSNSAASLRFPEGHFNAVRFGISMYGLSPSLEIEQELPFPLKEALSLKTRLTHVKLIHKGEKVGYGSTYEASGDEWIGTLPIGYADGWIRKLQGQEVLVEGHRTPIVGRVCMDQTTIKLPTSLPVGTEVTLIGSQGSELISVNEIAQKLETINYEVTCMVSNRVPRVYIQGGKIVEVSNGLIS, encoded by the coding sequence ATGGAATTGCAGCCATTTTATAGAGATACATGGGTAGAAGTAAATCTAGATCATATCGCTTATCATGTACAATCATTAAAACAAATCTTGCCTGAGGATGTAAAAATTTTTGCGGTTGTGAAAGCGAATGGATACGGCCATGGAGATGTACAAGTAGCACGTACGGCAATACATGCAGGAGCGAACTTTTTAGCAGTGGCAACATTAGATGAAGCTGTTGCGCTTCGTCACAAGGGAATAACTGTTCCAGTATTAGTGCTAGGAGCGACACGACCACAAGATGCCCCTTTAGCAGCGAAACTAAATTTAACGTTAACCGTTTTTCAGCTCGAATGGCTAGTCCAAGCAAATGAAATGCTAAACAATGAGAAGCGTTTACGTGTCCATTTAAAAATTGACACGGGTATGGGAAGAATTGGCGTTAAGACAGCGCAAGAAATCAACGAAATCGAAGCATATATAAATGGGCATCAGGCATTTTATTTAGAGGGAACATTTACTCACTTTGCACAAGCTGATTCGTTAGACAAGTCCTATTATGACCAGCAATTATCTGATTTTAAAAGGTTATTAGAAAGTTTTAGGCAACTACCTGAGATTATTCATTGTAGTAACTCAGCCGCATCTCTTCGCTTTCCAGAAGGCCACTTTAATGCGGTTCGATTTGGAATTTCGATGTATGGATTATCCCCTTCTTTAGAAATCGAACAAGAACTACCTTTTCCACTAAAAGAAGCACTATCGCTTAAAACGAGATTAACGCATGTGAAACTCATCCATAAAGGCGAAAAAGTAGGATATGGCTCGACTTATGAAGCGAGTGGTGATGAATGGATTGGGACTTTGCCAATTGGTTATGCAGATGGGTGGATACGGAAATTACAAGGTCAAGAGGTTTTGGTAGAAGGACATAGAACCCCGATTGTTGGTCGTGTTTGTATGGACCAAACAACGATCAAACTACCAACTTCACTACCTGTTGGTACAGAGGTAACCCTTATCGGCTCACAGGGATCCGAACTTATCTCCGTGAATGAGATTGCTCAAAAATTAGAAACAATTAATTATGAAGTAACATGTATGGTATCAAATCGAGTTCCGCGCGTATATATACAAGGTGGGAAAATTGTGGAAGTCTCAAACGGGTTGATTTCTTAA
- a CDS encoding YlcI/YnfO family protein, producing MSESSITTEIMVKLPQHLLSELDGFVKQENVNRSEFIYQATKAYLRERKKRQIRESMRRGYMEMAKINLTIASEAFQAEYEAEHTIERQVSGG from the coding sequence GTGTCTGAATCAAGTATCACGACAGAGATAATGGTAAAATTACCGCAACATCTATTAAGTGAATTAGACGGATTTGTAAAACAGGAAAATGTAAATCGTAGTGAATTTATTTATCAAGCTACAAAAGCGTACCTGCGTGAACGGAAAAAAAGACAAATTCGCGAATCTATGAGACGGGGCTATATGGAAATGGCCAAAATAAATTTGACGATTGCATCTGAAGCATTTCAAGCAGAATATGAGGCAGAACATACTATTGAACGTCAAGTAAGCGGGGGATAA
- the ndoA gene encoding type II toxin-antitoxin system endoribonuclease NdoA: protein MIVKRGDVYFADLSPVVGSEQGGVRPVLVIQNDIGNRFSPTVIIAAITAQIQKAKLPTHVEIDAKRYGFERDSVILLEQIRTIDKQRLTDKITHLDDEMMEKVDEALQISLGLIEF from the coding sequence TTGATTGTCAAGCGTGGAGACGTTTATTTTGCGGACCTATCCCCAGTAGTTGGTTCTGAACAAGGCGGGGTGCGCCCTGTACTCGTCATTCAGAATGATATTGGGAATCGCTTTAGTCCCACAGTAATTATAGCAGCGATCACAGCACAGATACAAAAAGCTAAGCTGCCTACTCATGTTGAAATTGATGCGAAACGTTATGGTTTTGAAAGGGATTCGGTCATTTTACTTGAACAAATTCGAACCATAGATAAGCAACGCTTAACAGACAAAATCACCCATCTCGATGATGAAATGATGGAAAAGGTAGATGAGGCACTGCAAATCAGCCTAGGTCTTATTGAATTTTAA